Proteins encoded by one window of Prevotella nigrescens:
- a CDS encoding peptidylprolyl isomerase, translating to MAALGKIRSKGITLIVIIGLGLFAFIAEEAFRSCNGIKGEARQQVGEVLGEKINVQDFQKLVDEYQDAIKFTMQRDNLSETELNQVKDQVWQQMITNRVIEADAQKVGITVTEKELQNVLNEGTDPMLSQTPFINQQTGRFDVTLLKQFLDGYEKAKTSNPQQAEQMKTAYNYWMFVEKNLRAQLLGQKFQVLYASCVLSNKAEAKLAFKDENEEAQIQLASMAYTSVKDADVKYTDEDLKTKYEELKPMFRQPVESRDIKYVDYKILPSKTDYNAINKEMNAYQQQLATAPDPALVVSKSNSLIPYIGLPVSSSAYQAYPDIASKIDSLGIGTTNVTENKEDNTLNIIRVLNKEQLPDSVQFRQIQVAAATKELSMAKADSIQKALNGGADFDAIAKRYGQTGEKIWLTGQQYEHATTMNEDNRQFINAIMNGTVNGIQNLVLSQGNVILQVLDKKAMKTKITAAIIKKTIDFSKDTRNTVFNKFSEYVAKGTTLADLEKNAAKYGYKVQENKNITTAEHYLAGVHGTREALKWLFEAKEGDVSPLYECGDNDHFMVVVLTKIHPQGYRPWNDAEVKDILKREVIKDKKAEMFIAKLKGIGSIAAAKAKGAKISEINQITFASPVFVQATGAAEPALSGAVAATAAGKFSKNPVKGNAGVYVFQVVNKAMRAGVKYDEAKQMQMCMQQNMQAASGFMQDLVLNAKVVDNRYLFF from the coding sequence ATGGCAGCATTAGGAAAAATCAGAAGCAAAGGCATAACGCTGATTGTAATAATCGGACTGGGTCTTTTTGCATTTATTGCTGAGGAAGCCTTCCGTTCTTGTAATGGTATTAAAGGTGAAGCACGGCAACAAGTAGGTGAAGTCTTAGGAGAAAAGATTAACGTACAAGACTTCCAAAAATTAGTCGATGAGTATCAAGACGCTATTAAGTTTACTATGCAACGTGATAACTTATCGGAAACCGAACTCAATCAGGTTAAAGACCAAGTTTGGCAACAAATGATAACAAACCGTGTTATCGAAGCTGATGCACAAAAAGTAGGTATAACTGTTACCGAAAAGGAACTACAGAATGTACTAAACGAAGGCACAGATCCTATGTTATCACAAACTCCTTTCATCAATCAACAGACTGGTCGTTTTGATGTAACCTTACTAAAACAATTTCTTGATGGTTACGAAAAGGCTAAAACATCAAATCCACAACAGGCTGAACAAATGAAGACTGCCTATAATTATTGGATGTTTGTAGAAAAGAATCTTCGTGCACAATTGTTAGGTCAGAAATTCCAAGTGCTTTATGCAAGTTGTGTTCTCTCTAATAAGGCAGAAGCGAAACTTGCTTTCAAAGATGAAAACGAAGAAGCACAAATCCAGTTGGCATCAATGGCATACACATCTGTAAAAGATGCTGACGTCAAATATACCGATGAAGACCTGAAAACTAAATACGAAGAACTTAAGCCAATGTTCCGTCAGCCAGTTGAGAGTCGTGATATTAAGTATGTTGATTATAAAATTTTACCAAGTAAGACCGACTATAATGCAATTAATAAGGAAATGAATGCTTATCAACAACAATTGGCTACAGCACCAGACCCAGCTCTTGTTGTTAGCAAAAGTAACAGTCTTATTCCATACATAGGCTTACCAGTAAGTAGTAGTGCTTACCAGGCATACCCCGACATTGCAAGCAAAATCGATTCTTTAGGCATTGGAACAACAAACGTTACAGAGAATAAAGAAGATAACACGCTTAACATTATACGTGTATTAAACAAAGAACAGTTGCCCGATTCTGTTCAGTTCCGTCAGATTCAAGTCGCAGCAGCTACAAAAGAACTATCTATGGCAAAAGCCGACTCTATACAGAAAGCTTTAAACGGAGGTGCAGATTTCGATGCCATTGCTAAACGTTATGGGCAAACAGGCGAAAAGATTTGGCTCACAGGTCAGCAATACGAGCATGCTACTACTATGAATGAAGACAATCGTCAATTCATTAATGCCATTATGAACGGAACCGTAAATGGTATTCAGAATTTAGTACTTTCGCAAGGCAATGTAATTCTTCAGGTTCTCGATAAAAAGGCTATGAAGACAAAGATCACTGCTGCTATCATCAAGAAGACCATCGACTTCTCAAAAGATACACGCAATACAGTATTCAATAAATTCTCTGAATATGTAGCAAAGGGTACAACACTTGCCGATTTAGAGAAGAATGCTGCTAAATATGGTTATAAAGTTCAAGAGAACAAGAACATAACCACAGCAGAACACTATCTTGCAGGCGTTCATGGCACAAGAGAAGCATTAAAATGGCTTTTCGAAGCTAAGGAAGGTGATGTTTCTCCACTATATGAATGTGGCGACAACGATCATTTCATGGTTGTTGTGCTAACGAAGATACATCCACAAGGTTATCGTCCATGGAACGATGCAGAAGTCAAAGACATTTTGAAACGTGAAGTTATCAAAGACAAGAAGGCTGAAATGTTTATTGCTAAACTCAAAGGAATAGGTAGTATAGCTGCAGCAAAAGCAAAAGGCGCAAAGATTAGCGAAATTAACCAAATAACTTTTGCATCTCCAGTCTTCGTTCAAGCTACCGGTGCAGCAGAGCCGGCACTCTCTGGTGCAGTAGCAGCAACAGCAGCAGGTAAATTCTCTAAAAATCCTGTTAAAGGCAATGCTGGCGTATATGTCTTCCAAGTTGTAAACAAAGCAATGCGTGCAGGTGTCAAGTACGACGAGGCTAAGCAAATGCAAATGTGTATGCAACAGAACATGCAGGCAGCAAGTGGCTTTATGCAAGATCTGGTTCTTAATGCAAAGGTTGTAGACAACCGTTACTTGTTCTTCTAA
- a CDS encoding DUF6359 domain-containing protein, with amino-acid sequence MNLTDVDNDSINLNKIKKQFMIRLFYIFFYFIVCSSIMSCTKNVYEYYGVGSETEHETDNGKTDEKKDKKETTEEIQTIEAFIKNDFGETPIWVEGYIVGSCTKSIKNAVWEYPFSSDNAILLADEPGETDTEKVIAIQLKTKELKLNVGLVTNPDNYNTCIRFLGIKQKYLGIWGMKDNIQAYEWVK; translated from the coding sequence ATGAATCTTACTGATGTAGATAACGATAGCATTAACCTAAATAAAATAAAAAAGCAATTTATGATAAGACTATTTTATATCTTTTTCTACTTTATAGTGTGTTCTTCTATAATGAGTTGTACGAAGAATGTTTATGAATATTACGGAGTTGGTTCTGAAACTGAACACGAAACTGATAATGGAAAAACAGACGAGAAGAAAGATAAAAAGGAAACAACCGAAGAGATACAAACTATAGAGGCTTTCATAAAAAATGACTTTGGAGAAACTCCTATTTGGGTAGAGGGGTATATAGTTGGAAGTTGCACTAAAAGCATAAAAAATGCAGTCTGGGAATATCCTTTTTCATCTGATAATGCAATTTTACTTGCCGATGAACCAGGAGAAACCGATACTGAGAAAGTTATTGCAATTCAGTTGAAAACCAAAGAACTGAAACTAAATGTTGGTTTAGTAACCAATCCTGATAATTACAATACGTGTATCCGATTCTTAGGAATAAAACAAAAATATCTTGGCATTTGGGGAATGAAAGATAATATTCAGGCTTATGAATGGGTGAAATGA
- a CDS encoding RNA polymerase sigma factor, translating into MKNLNEMTDEELALSYINGNNRAFDLLLSHNQSKLFSYILFVVRNRDVADDIFQETFVKIITKLQEGRYKPSGKFSAWIMRIAHNIIMDWYRAQKSGKVVETTKENDLSNIGSADIQIGNIENQFVNMQTLADIKKLMQHLPPSQREVVFMRFYQEMSFKEIAKATGVSINTSLGRMRYAILNLRKMVRDNGVLLQLAY; encoded by the coding sequence ATGAAGAATCTTAATGAGATGACTGATGAGGAGTTGGCCTTGTCGTATATTAATGGTAATAATAGAGCTTTCGACTTGCTTTTGTCGCACAATCAGTCTAAACTATTTTCCTACATACTTTTTGTTGTCAGGAATCGTGATGTTGCAGATGATATCTTCCAAGAAACATTTGTGAAAATAATCACAAAGCTACAAGAAGGTCGCTACAAGCCCAGTGGAAAATTTTCTGCTTGGATAATGCGTATAGCCCACAACATTATAATGGATTGGTATCGTGCCCAGAAATCTGGTAAGGTTGTTGAGACGACAAAAGAAAACGACTTGTCGAATATAGGCAGTGCAGATATACAGATTGGTAATATTGAAAATCAATTTGTTAATATGCAGACATTGGCAGATATAAAAAAGCTAATGCAACATCTTCCTCCTTCCCAACGAGAGGTTGTTTTTATGCGCTTTTATCAAGAAATGTCTTTTAAAGAAATTGCCAAAGCTACGGGTGTCAGTATCAACACGAGCCTTGGCAGAATGCGTTACGCCATTTTAAATCTCCGGAAGATGGTGCGCGACAATGGCGTTCTTTTGCAATTAGCGTATTAA
- the rpe gene encoding ribulose-phosphate 3-epimerase: MKTLVSPSLLSADFLHLDKEIEMINNSEADYIHMDIMDGVFVPNISFGFPILRAVGKACKKPMDVHYMIVHPENYIQQTADAGAAIMSVHYETCPHLHRTIQQIKQTGMKAGVVINPATPVSVLEDIMGEVDLVLIMSVNPGFGGQVFIENAIKKVERLRKLIDENGSNAIIEVDGGVQDGTAPRLVKAGADMLVSGSYVFNSLHPIETIRSLKELIR; encoded by the coding sequence ATGAAGACTTTAGTATCGCCATCATTATTATCGGCAGACTTCTTGCATTTAGACAAAGAAATAGAAATGATAAATAATAGCGAGGCCGATTATATACACATGGACATTATGGACGGAGTCTTTGTCCCTAATATCTCTTTCGGTTTCCCCATACTAAGGGCAGTTGGCAAGGCTTGCAAGAAGCCAATGGACGTTCATTATATGATTGTCCACCCCGAAAACTATATTCAACAGACTGCCGATGCAGGAGCTGCAATCATGAGTGTACACTATGAAACGTGCCCGCACTTACACAGAACCATTCAACAGATAAAGCAGACAGGAATGAAAGCTGGTGTCGTTATTAACCCTGCAACACCAGTTTCTGTTCTTGAAGATATTATGGGAGAAGTAGATCTTGTTCTTATAATGAGTGTAAATCCAGGTTTCGGGGGACAAGTTTTTATTGAAAATGCAATTAAAAAGGTGGAACGTCTACGCAAACTTATTGATGAGAATGGAAGTAATGCCATTATAGAAGTAGACGGTGGCGTACAAGATGGTACAGCACCACGACTTGTAAAAGCCGGAGCAGACATGTTAGTAAGTGGAAGTTATGTATTTAATTCACTCCACCCTATTGAAACTATTAGAAGTCTAAAAGAATTAATACGCTAA
- a CDS encoding indole-3-glycerol phosphate synthase TrpC, which produces MKDILEAVVANKQKELELWKQYVPLKQLYGIIEYEGALERGVPSFKSVFNGSSTIKVIAEFVRKTPAWGWIDKEAKIRNVGVDYEKHGAAAISIPTDFVYFGGYDEFVQEACAIGIALPLLYKNYIIDEYQLFQAKHAGASAIVLTAVLLSLEQCKSLTSLAHQLGMEVVLKLYTAEELDYLACGADLILVNNRMPHSFDMDVSKSVELASLLPADVIKVSEGGIDTPVIANKLAEAGFQGIIIGDLFMKTPNPGSALGEFIKEIRKEN; this is translated from the coding sequence ATGAAAGATATCCTGGAAGCTGTTGTTGCTAATAAACAAAAGGAACTGGAACTATGGAAACAATATGTTCCGCTAAAGCAATTGTATGGTATTATTGAATATGAAGGAGCTTTGGAACGTGGAGTTCCCTCGTTTAAATCAGTATTTAATGGTTCTTCTACTATAAAAGTGATAGCAGAGTTTGTGCGAAAAACGCCCGCTTGGGGGTGGATTGACAAGGAAGCCAAGATACGGAATGTGGGTGTTGATTATGAAAAGCATGGTGCTGCTGCCATAAGTATTCCAACCGATTTCGTTTATTTTGGCGGATATGATGAATTTGTACAGGAAGCCTGCGCTATTGGCATAGCCTTACCTCTATTATATAAGAACTATATTATTGACGAATATCAGCTGTTCCAGGCGAAGCATGCCGGAGCTTCTGCAATTGTTCTCACTGCCGTGTTATTAAGTCTGGAGCAATGCAAATCTTTAACTTCGCTTGCGCATCAGCTGGGAATGGAGGTCGTGTTGAAACTTTATACGGCAGAAGAATTAGATTATCTTGCGTGTGGTGCAGACTTAATACTCGTAAACAACCGTATGCCGCATAGTTTTGATATGGACGTAAGCAAATCGGTTGAATTGGCAAGTCTGTTACCGGCAGATGTTATAAAGGTAAGCGAGGGTGGAATTGATACGCCCGTTATAGCAAACAAGTTAGCAGAAGCAGGATTTCAGGGCATTATCATCGGTGATTTGTTTATGAAGACGCCTAATCCGGGGTCAGCGCTTGGTGAATTTATTAAAGAAATAAGGAAGGAAAATTAA
- a CDS encoding anthranilate synthase component II — translation MKCIIIDNYDSFTYNLVHLLRELGAEVTVKHNDAFALEEIEEYDRIVLSPGPGVPSEAGLMPEVIRHYAATRPMLGVCLGHQAIAEAFGGKIEKLPEVFHGVGTLADVDTHSELFSGLPSQIKVGRYHSWVVANDGFPEELKIIAKTKDGLIMALQHRAYNVYGIQFHPESVLTPLGKDIVRNWLYI, via the coding sequence ATGAAATGTATAATAATAGACAATTACGACTCTTTCACCTACAACCTCGTACACTTGCTGCGCGAATTAGGAGCGGAAGTTACAGTGAAGCACAATGATGCGTTTGCCCTGGAAGAAATAGAGGAATACGACAGAATTGTGCTGAGTCCAGGCCCGGGAGTCCCATCTGAAGCGGGCCTGATGCCTGAAGTAATCAGGCATTATGCTGCAACCAGACCCATGTTGGGAGTATGCCTGGGGCATCAGGCTATTGCTGAAGCGTTTGGCGGAAAGATAGAAAAACTGCCGGAAGTATTCCACGGCGTGGGCACTCTGGCAGATGTCGATACCCATTCGGAACTGTTCAGCGGCTTGCCAAGTCAGATAAAAGTAGGCAGATACCATAGCTGGGTGGTGGCAAATGATGGTTTCCCCGAAGAACTGAAGATAATTGCCAAGACTAAAGACGGGCTGATAATGGCGCTGCAACACAGAGCGTATAATGTATACGGCATACAATTCCACCCCGAAAGCGTGCTGACGCCGTTAGGAAAAGATATTGTGAGGAACTGGTTGTACATTTAG
- a CDS encoding UpxY family transcription antiterminator codes for MEDICKKYIESVVDDKKDWYAIRLFTTKIEEVEQFFRRRGLETFVPKQYIAEEDKHGRVHNRLKPVVRNLIFVKKDMDDASFKKLIYEADIKMSVYVKPDDSTEYYAISHKQMYEFRLMCNPELELRKFIPTEEARMKAGDEVFVRFGPLRGMTGRLVRSSRKYYLLKEIPDISIMLKVSRWCCVPVSEKPE; via the coding sequence ATGGAAGATATTTGCAAGAAATATATTGAATCGGTCGTCGACGACAAGAAAGACTGGTACGCCATTCGTCTGTTTACTACAAAAATAGAGGAGGTTGAACAATTCTTCAGGAGACGAGGTCTGGAAACCTTCGTACCAAAGCAATACATTGCAGAGGAGGACAAGCACGGAAGGGTGCATAACAGGCTGAAGCCCGTAGTGCGGAACCTCATCTTCGTAAAGAAGGACATGGACGATGCAAGCTTTAAGAAGCTGATATACGAGGCAGACATCAAGATGAGCGTATATGTCAAGCCCGACGACAGCACTGAATATTACGCCATTTCCCACAAGCAGATGTACGAGTTCCGTCTGATGTGCAACCCCGAACTGGAGCTTCGGAAGTTCATTCCCACCGAAGAGGCTCGCATGAAAGCCGGCGACGAAGTGTTCGTCAGGTTCGGACCTCTGCGGGGAATGACAGGACGGCTGGTACGGTCGAGCAGGAAGTATTACCTGCTGAAAGAAATTCCCGACATCAGCATCATGCTGAAAGTTTCGCGATGGTGCTGTGTCCCCGTCAGCGAAAAGCCCGAATAA
- a CDS encoding HU family DNA-binding protein, giving the protein MDYSLNKRKISLGKLKGKEMFVASAVCQKQRVSFDQLCERMAEDSTVGQADVAAVFYKFRNILNRLCSQGYIVDGGPLGTFRPTFTSKAVEKEEDFKPSECISKTQILFTPTPEFRQLKNVEFFRVAKQEKKKGKAADKNKGGGTEHP; this is encoded by the coding sequence ATGGACTATTCTTTAAACAAGAGAAAGATAAGTCTGGGCAAACTTAAAGGCAAGGAAATGTTCGTTGCAAGTGCCGTTTGCCAGAAACAGCGCGTGTCGTTCGACCAGCTTTGCGAACGAATGGCTGAAGATTCAACCGTAGGACAGGCAGACGTTGCCGCCGTTTTCTACAAGTTCCGCAACATTCTCAACCGACTTTGTTCGCAGGGATACATCGTGGACGGCGGTCCGCTCGGCACGTTCCGCCCTACGTTCACGTCAAAGGCTGTGGAGAAAGAGGAAGACTTCAAGCCGTCGGAGTGCATCTCCAAGACGCAAATTCTCTTCACTCCGACACCGGAGTTCCGCCAGCTGAAGAATGTAGAGTTCTTCCGGGTGGCAAAGCAGGAGAAGAAGAAAGGGAAGGCCGCCGACAAGAACAAGGGTGGCGGAACCGAGCACCCATAG
- a CDS encoding substrate-binding domain-containing protein: MDDRIRIKDIAAKAGVSVGTVDRVLHKRPNVSKSAREKVERILREIDYQPNAYASALACNKDYVFCCILPEHASEAYWEEIELGAMKAVELRRDFHLNIRLRHFSRLHPETYLETCRRCLEEKPDGIVLVPTTVEETKAFTDELHRQDIPFVLLDSNMPDLEPLSFYGQDSFQSGYFAARMLMLIARKEESILLVRQTFEGKVTSRQQENREVGFRRYMEEHYPEVEIKTLNLPMGKDKAAYHELLEDFFHANPGIHHCFTTNSRAYITGGFLLETNRRNVQIMGYDMVPKNAECMRKGSISFLIAQHAYQQGFSSIDALFRNIVLKKEVRPINYMPIELLSKENVDFYHRTRI; the protein is encoded by the coding sequence ATGGACGATAGGATAAGAATTAAAGACATAGCTGCAAAGGCAGGCGTGAGTGTCGGTACTGTAGACAGAGTACTGCACAAACGCCCCAACGTCTCCAAGTCGGCAAGGGAAAAGGTAGAGAGGATTTTAAGGGAAATAGACTACCAGCCCAACGCCTATGCGAGTGCACTGGCATGCAACAAGGACTACGTCTTCTGCTGCATACTGCCCGAACATGCAAGCGAAGCCTATTGGGAAGAGATAGAACTGGGAGCAATGAAAGCCGTCGAACTCAGGCGCGACTTCCATCTGAATATAAGACTGAGGCACTTCAGCCGTCTGCACCCCGAGACTTATCTGGAAACTTGTCGCCGTTGTCTGGAAGAAAAGCCCGACGGAATAGTATTGGTCCCGACCACGGTAGAGGAGACAAAGGCTTTTACAGACGAGCTCCACCGGCAAGACATTCCTTTCGTGCTGCTGGATTCCAACATGCCTGATCTGGAACCACTGTCGTTCTATGGGCAGGATTCCTTTCAGAGCGGATATTTCGCTGCAAGAATGCTTATGCTGATAGCACGGAAAGAAGAATCCATATTGCTGGTGCGCCAGACTTTCGAAGGAAAGGTAACGAGCCGGCAGCAGGAGAACCGCGAGGTAGGCTTCCGCCGGTACATGGAAGAACATTATCCGGAAGTAGAAATAAAAACGCTCAATCTGCCCATGGGCAAGGACAAGGCAGCCTATCATGAGCTTTTAGAAGACTTCTTCCATGCAAATCCCGGCATTCACCACTGCTTCACTACCAACTCCAGGGCATATATAACCGGCGGGTTTCTGTTGGAAACAAACCGAAGGAACGTCCAGATAATGGGATACGACATGGTTCCGAAGAACGCTGAATGCATGCGGAAGGGAAGCATCTCCTTCCTGATAGCCCAGCATGCATACCAGCAAGGCTTCTCAAGCATAGATGCATTGTTCCGGAACATAGTCTTGAAAAAAGAAGTCCGTCCAATCAACTACATGCCGATAGAGCTTCTGTCGAAAGAGAATGTAGACTTCTACCATCGCACGAGAATATAG
- a CDS encoding YaaA family protein, protein MQIILSSAKLMNVATNINRNGYTNPLFQHEAEKLALELGQHSVEELKSELKCSMSLAQVAKLNFLDFFNEENRLPAILAYNGQAYKCLKAHTLTDDEAEFGNKHLWILSFLYGMLRPDNLIHPYRLEGKVVPEASCGRSIFDFWKPLLTDVLIDSVKADDGVLLHLSTEEYQHIFDWKRILNEVTVVQPLFKVFDGTRLKNITVYAKSCRGAMARYVLQNKITDPKRLIGFEYEGFTFSSESSLSNNLPKGVTELLWLLS, encoded by the coding sequence ATGCAAATTATACTCTCCTCGGCTAAGTTGATGAATGTTGCCACAAATATAAATCGAAACGGATATACAAATCCATTATTCCAACACGAAGCAGAGAAACTTGCACTTGAGTTAGGACAACATTCTGTTGAAGAACTTAAATCGGAACTAAAGTGCAGTATGAGCTTAGCACAGGTAGCCAAACTTAATTTTCTCGATTTCTTTAATGAAGAGAACAGGTTACCTGCAATCTTAGCCTATAATGGACAAGCTTATAAATGCCTGAAGGCGCATACGCTTACAGACGACGAGGCAGAATTTGGCAACAAACATTTATGGATATTAAGTTTCTTGTATGGCATGTTGCGTCCTGACAACTTAATTCACCCTTATAGACTTGAGGGCAAGGTTGTGCCCGAAGCAAGCTGCGGAAGAAGTATATTCGATTTCTGGAAACCTCTGCTGACCGATGTTCTCATAGATTCGGTCAAGGCAGACGATGGTGTCTTGTTGCATTTGTCTACAGAAGAATATCAGCATATATTCGACTGGAAAAGAATTCTAAACGAGGTTACTGTTGTTCAGCCACTTTTTAAAGTCTTTGATGGAACCAGGCTGAAGAACATAACAGTCTATGCAAAAAGCTGTCGCGGTGCCATGGCACGATATGTGCTTCAGAACAAAATAACAGATCCCAAGCGTTTAATCGGTTTTGAATACGAAGGTTTTACTTTTTCTTCCGAATCATCATTATCAAATAATCTTCCTAAAGGAGTTACCGAGTTGCTCTGGCTACTATCTTAG
- a CDS encoding low molecular weight protein-tyrosine-phosphatase, protein MNTPSNKANHYKLLFICLGNICRSPAADAVMHRLVESKELSHKFSIDSAGIGNWHVGDLPDRRMREHGAKRGYNINHIARQFNKVTDFDASDYIIVMDDDNYSEICVQAKNARQRSKVVKMKDFFSRHKGETSVPDPYYGDAKDFEFALDLIEDGCRGLLCSLVEI, encoded by the coding sequence ATGAATACGCCATCAAATAAAGCAAACCATTATAAATTACTGTTTATTTGTTTAGGAAACATTTGTCGTTCGCCAGCAGCAGACGCAGTAATGCACCGTTTGGTAGAAAGCAAGGAACTGTCGCATAAGTTTAGTATCGATTCTGCAGGAATTGGCAATTGGCATGTTGGCGACCTACCAGATAGAAGAATGCGCGAACATGGAGCAAAACGCGGCTATAATATTAACCACATAGCACGACAATTTAATAAAGTGACAGATTTTGATGCGTCTGACTATATCATCGTAATGGACGATGATAACTATTCTGAAATATGTGTCCAAGCAAAAAATGCCAGGCAAAGGAGCAAGGTTGTTAAGATGAAAGATTTCTTTTCTCGGCATAAAGGCGAAACGTCTGTACCTGATCCATACTATGGAGATGCAAAAGATTTTGAATTTGCATTGGATTTGATAGAAGATGGTTGTCGGGGCTTGTTGTGTTCGCTTGTTGAAATCTAA
- a CDS encoding IS30 family transposase, with amino-acid sequence MSNHLTSEQRYEIYLGIKRFWSKSRIAREINVHPSTVIREIRRNSNASGEYVWLNAQRKCDGRRHGLKGNHRKPPELWWRIEQMILTEDWSPSQIAGVLRKEGIHIVKQTIYNHVHADSTGKLRPHMPHELKYTRRCKAIRPTKATNIADRVSIHQRPAEADGTRLGDWEMDTIVDSYGHAILTLTERSTNFILMEKLEQGRKVLPTARVVCRLLFPYRESLKTITTDNGCEFAAHLEISKKLSIKGKDRVVVYFADSYASWQKGTVENANKLIRKYIPKKANFDKFSHKRIMNIQKKLNRRPREKLNFDTPINCFFKTFH; translated from the coding sequence ATGTCAAATCATTTAACCTCAGAACAAAGGTACGAAATTTACCTTGGAATCAAGCGATTTTGGAGCAAAAGTCGCATCGCAAGAGAAATAAATGTTCACCCCTCGACGGTGATCAGGGAAATACGTAGGAACAGTAACGCTTCCGGAGAATATGTCTGGCTGAACGCCCAGCGCAAATGTGATGGCCGGCGTCACGGTCTTAAAGGCAACCATCGAAAGCCGCCGGAACTATGGTGGCGTATAGAGCAAATGATATTGACAGAGGATTGGTCTCCCTCACAGATTGCCGGTGTGCTGCGGAAAGAAGGAATTCACATCGTCAAGCAGACCATCTACAATCATGTCCATGCAGACAGCACCGGCAAATTGCGCCCACACATGCCACACGAACTGAAATATACAAGAAGATGCAAAGCCATACGCCCCACCAAAGCCACCAATATTGCCGACAGAGTCAGCATACATCAACGTCCCGCAGAGGCAGACGGGACGCGTTTGGGAGATTGGGAAATGGACACCATAGTGGATTCATACGGACATGCTATTCTAACGCTCACAGAACGTTCCACAAACTTCATACTCATGGAGAAACTCGAACAGGGACGCAAGGTCTTGCCAACGGCCCGGGTCGTGTGCAGGCTGCTATTCCCATACAGAGAATCATTGAAGACCATCACCACAGACAACGGGTGTGAATTCGCAGCACACCTTGAAATATCAAAGAAACTCAGCATCAAAGGGAAAGACAGAGTAGTGGTATATTTCGCAGATTCATACGCTTCATGGCAGAAAGGAACGGTCGAAAACGCAAACAAACTCATCAGAAAATACATTCCAAAGAAAGCGAATTTTGATAAGTTCAGCCACAAACGTATCATGAATATTCAAAAGAAATTGAACAGAAGACCAAGGGAAAAACTCAATTTCGATACACCAATAAATTGTTTCTTCAAAACTTTTCACTAA
- a CDS encoding nitroreductase family protein has product MNIQDYLYEAMFHRKSIRKFKDEMLDNNVVRSVEERIKQLRPLFPEEQIVFRILSDDQIKGQVKGSTHHIAVYAKQGLKSYVNAGFMMQQMDLWLSANGMGSWWHVSSKPSKQWGAVEGLPFVFLITFGIADETLYREPSDFKRKPVSELTNCAEIHKFVEPVRFAPSAFNQQPWFFTCCDGKILMYCKKANSLLSLFFGNMSRLNAGIGLCHLWLAIEHEGKCFHVECEGNAPYLGKKMEYICSIKD; this is encoded by the coding sequence ATGAATATTCAAGATTATCTTTACGAAGCGATGTTTCACAGAAAGAGCATCAGGAAGTTTAAAGACGAAATGCTCGATAACAATGTTGTACGGAGCGTAGAAGAAAGAATAAAACAACTACGCCCACTCTTTCCGGAAGAACAGATAGTCTTCCGTATACTTTCCGACGACCAGATTAAAGGGCAGGTTAAAGGCTCAACACATCATATAGCCGTCTATGCAAAACAAGGTCTGAAGTCTTATGTCAATGCAGGGTTTATGATGCAGCAGATGGATTTATGGCTTTCGGCAAATGGTATGGGAAGTTGGTGGCATGTCAGTTCGAAACCCTCAAAGCAGTGGGGTGCTGTTGAGGGACTGCCTTTTGTGTTCCTCATAACATTTGGTATTGCGGACGAAACGTTATACAGAGAGCCTTCCGATTTTAAGCGTAAGCCCGTGTCGGAACTCACGAACTGTGCAGAAATACATAAGTTTGTAGAACCCGTAAGGTTTGCACCATCTGCTTTCAACCAACAACCTTGGTTCTTTACCTGCTGCGATGGCAAGATACTGATGTACTGCAAGAAGGCGAACTCCCTGCTTTCTTTGTTCTTTGGCAATATGTCTCGCCTGAACGCAGGCATAGGACTCTGCCATCTTTGGCTGGCTATTGAACATGAGGGCAAGTGCTTCCATGTGGAATGTGAAGGCAATGCGCCCTATCTTGGAAAGAAAATGGAATACATTTGCAGTATCAAAGACTAA